In one Bacillus mesophilus genomic region, the following are encoded:
- the namA gene encoding NADPH dehydrogenase NamA: protein MEAKLFSPYQIKNVTLKNRIVMSPMCMYSSHEQDGQVQNWHLTHYVSRAVGGVGLIMVEATAVTPQGRISNGDLGIWDDDHIPGLANLVGMMKEQGAATSIQIAHAGRKAMVDGEIIAPSAIAFNEKMKTPKEMSVEEIRETVQAFKAGANRAKEAGFDIIELHGAHGYLINEFLSPLTNKREDQYGGSTEKRYQFLREIIDGVNQVWDGPLFVRVSANDYHPEGLTPEDYVTYAKWMKEQGVDLIDVSSGAVVPAPINVFPGYQIGFSETIKHGADIPTGVVGLITTGNQAEEILQNDRGDLVFLARELLRDPYWPRTAANQLGVSIEPPKQYDRGW, encoded by the coding sequence ATGGAAGCAAAGTTATTCAGTCCTTACCAAATAAAAAATGTTACCCTTAAAAATCGAATTGTTATGTCTCCAATGTGTATGTATTCTTCACATGAGCAAGATGGGCAGGTTCAAAATTGGCATCTCACTCATTATGTAAGCCGTGCTGTTGGTGGTGTTGGCTTAATTATGGTGGAAGCAACTGCTGTCACCCCACAAGGAAGAATATCCAATGGAGATCTCGGTATATGGGATGATGATCATATACCTGGTTTAGCTAACCTAGTAGGAATGATGAAAGAACAAGGTGCTGCTACTTCTATTCAAATTGCTCATGCAGGTAGAAAAGCAATGGTAGACGGCGAAATCATTGCCCCTTCTGCTATTGCGTTTAATGAAAAAATGAAAACACCAAAGGAAATGTCGGTGGAAGAGATTCGTGAAACGGTTCAGGCATTTAAAGCAGGTGCAAACCGTGCTAAGGAAGCTGGATTTGACATCATTGAACTTCATGGTGCTCATGGTTACTTAATAAATGAATTCTTATCACCATTAACCAATAAACGAGAAGATCAATATGGTGGAAGTACAGAGAAACGTTATCAATTTTTACGTGAAATTATAGATGGAGTAAATCAAGTCTGGGATGGTCCTTTATTTGTTAGAGTATCTGCCAATGACTATCATCCTGAGGGGTTAACACCAGAGGATTATGTTACATATGCAAAGTGGATGAAAGAACAAGGAGTCGATCTTATTGATGTAAGCTCCGGCGCTGTTGTCCCTGCACCAATAAACGTCTTCCCTGGATATCAAATCGGATTCTCAGAAACAATCAAGCACGGTGCTGATATCCCAACTGGTGTAGTTGGCTTAATTACAACAGGAAATCAAGCGGAAGAAATACTACAAAATGACCGTGGTGACCTCGTGTTTCTTGCTCGTGAGTTACTGAGAGACCCTTATTGGCCAAGAACCGCTGCAAATCAGTTAGGTGTATCCATTGAACCACCAAAGCAATATGATCGTGGTTGGTAA
- a CDS encoding MFS transporter, whose protein sequence is MSKLKLGYFHYAWIILALSFLALLSAQGVRLSFGAFIEPWEDEFSTSRGTISLVALISYIVYGVSQPFIGRLVDQYGVRVIFSFSVLLIGLSTIATFFATSPWQLMIIYGVIASIGFGGASNVAGSVAISNWFVEKKGFAIGLMTAGSAGGQLVLVPLSLFLITVFGWKLTVLILGLFLTLIVFPLLYIFLRTHPSEKKVSPLGGEVSIIENPAKPKLSSAKKVTIFMLLRRKEFLFLLLPFFVCGVTTSGLIDTHLIPFAQYCGITPVVAGVAVSLLAGFNIFGTIFSGYLSDRFNCKNMLAFLYGSRALTVVILLVMIYNTSAFGFILNESYLLLIFAISFGMVDFATVAPTIKLATEYFRELSVGVILGWLYLSHQLGSALGAYLPGLLFDLSGSYTDAFVYSIILLVAAACLSYMLPSIHKLPQIKNENHSIT, encoded by the coding sequence ATGAGTAAACTCAAGCTTGGTTATTTCCATTACGCTTGGATTATTTTAGCGCTGTCGTTTCTAGCGTTATTATCTGCACAAGGTGTTCGTTTATCATTTGGAGCGTTCATTGAACCTTGGGAGGATGAGTTTTCAACAAGCAGAGGTACCATTTCACTGGTTGCATTAATAAGCTATATTGTTTATGGTGTATCACAGCCTTTTATCGGGCGCTTGGTCGATCAATATGGTGTTCGCGTGATATTTTCTTTTAGCGTTTTATTAATTGGGCTTTCAACTATTGCTACCTTTTTTGCAACTAGCCCATGGCAGTTGATGATTATTTACGGTGTGATTGCTTCCATTGGTTTTGGTGGAGCCTCGAATGTTGCCGGCTCTGTAGCAATTTCCAACTGGTTTGTGGAGAAGAAGGGGTTTGCGATTGGACTTATGACTGCAGGCTCAGCAGGTGGACAGCTCGTACTTGTTCCTCTCTCTTTATTTCTCATCACTGTGTTTGGATGGAAACTAACAGTTCTAATACTAGGACTTTTTTTAACTCTAATCGTTTTTCCATTATTATATATATTTCTACGAACACACCCATCTGAAAAGAAGGTCTCTCCCTTAGGTGGAGAAGTGTCTATAATAGAGAACCCAGCAAAGCCAAAGCTTTCATCAGCAAAAAAGGTCACTATTTTTATGCTATTGAGAAGAAAAGAATTTCTCTTTCTTCTATTACCCTTTTTTGTTTGTGGAGTTACTACGAGTGGGTTAATTGATACACACTTAATTCCTTTTGCACAATATTGTGGGATTACACCAGTTGTTGCAGGAGTAGCAGTAAGTTTATTAGCTGGTTTCAATATATTTGGTACAATATTTTCCGGTTATTTATCTGATCGGTTTAACTGTAAAAATATGCTTGCCTTTTTGTATGGAAGTCGTGCACTTACGGTGGTCATACTGTTAGTTATGATTTACAATACATCAGCATTCGGTTTTATCTTAAATGAATCGTATCTTCTACTTATATTTGCAATTAGCTTTGGAATGGTTGATTTTGCAACAGTTGCTCCTACGATTAAACTTGCAACAGAGTACTTTCGTGAACTTTCTGTTGGCGTGATTTTAGGATGGCTTTATTTAAGTCATCAGCTCGGTTCAGCACTTGGTGCCTATTTACCAGGCCTGCTATTTGACCTAAGTGGAAGCTATACTGATGCCTTTGTTTATTCTATTATTCTACTCGTTGCAGCAGCATGTTTAAGCTATATGCTGCCAAGCATTCATAAGCTACCTCAGATAAAGAACGAGAATCACTCTATCACTTAA
- a CDS encoding LysE family transporter, producing MVALFHGVLLSIGLILPLGVQNVFIFNQGATQPTYFRVLPVVLTASLCDTFLIILAISGVSLIIFKIVWLKSFFIFFGIIFLLYMGWTIWRATSKKHLAEKQRPLSPKQQISFALSVSLLNPHAILDTVGVIGTSSLAYSGGDTYLFAVGCIVVSWLWFFLLAYLGKLIGKLDSSQNLQRNINRLSAIIIWMIAGLLVYELLF from the coding sequence GTGGTTGCTCTATTTCATGGAGTTCTTTTATCAATTGGGCTTATTCTTCCCTTAGGGGTGCAAAATGTTTTTATCTTTAACCAGGGAGCAACACAGCCTACTTATTTTAGAGTGCTTCCTGTCGTGTTGACAGCTTCCTTATGTGATACATTCTTAATTATTTTAGCTATCTCAGGCGTATCACTCATTATTTTTAAAATAGTTTGGCTAAAAAGTTTCTTTATATTTTTTGGAATTATTTTTTTACTTTATATGGGTTGGACAATTTGGCGTGCAACTAGTAAGAAGCACTTAGCAGAAAAACAGCGTCCCTTATCGCCTAAACAACAAATTAGTTTTGCCTTATCAGTATCTCTTTTAAATCCACATGCTATTTTGGATACAGTAGGTGTAATTGGAACTAGCTCATTAGCGTATTCTGGAGGAGACACGTACTTATTTGCGGTAGGATGTATTGTAGTATCGTGGCTATGGTTTTTTCTTTTAGCTTACCTTGGTAAACTTATTGGAAAGCTTGACTCCAGTCAAAATCTACAACGTAATATTAACCGTCTATCTGCCATTATTATTTGGATGATTGCTGGTTTACTAGTTTATGAACTGTTATTTTAG
- a CDS encoding group-specific protein has product MLNGFMVSLIVAAIIMIIIISIAIPMDRKYVVRKANRKIDFTKTTIFFRWNVFDTLAISVAVYAVICVQVLNFLISSGHTVENNFVQFFTNQAQAFTLVGFIYLITRISLVLKGIKERWGIDYE; this is encoded by the coding sequence ATGTTAAACGGTTTTATGGTTTCATTAATTGTAGCAGCCATTATTATGATCATCATTATTTCAATAGCAATTCCAATGGATAGAAAGTATGTTGTTAGAAAAGCAAACAGGAAAATTGATTTTACAAAGACAACCATTTTCTTTCGCTGGAATGTGTTTGATACTCTAGCTATTTCAGTTGCAGTTTATGCAGTAATTTGTGTGCAAGTATTAAATTTTCTAATTTCTTCAGGTCACACAGTTGAAAATAATTTTGTTCAGTTTTTTACAAATCAGGCTCAAGCCTTTACACTAGTAGGTTTTATTTACTTAATTACTAGAATCTCACTTGTGCTGAAGGGAATAAAAGAGCGTTGGGGAATTGATTATGAATGA
- a CDS encoding RNA polymerase sigma factor, translated as MNDDINELMHSYQNGEVHALDRLYTLLKPTLYLFIYRYTKNEQLSMDIVQDAFLQLQQKKNQFDSNKANVKTYLFQIGYNIMVNKLNRRKRLQKLLPFLTPTSFEIPNNDEKLEIKEAIMGLQESQRAVIILKYYHDMTNAEIADILSIPIGTVKSRLHMAIKNLKQLLGVDDFEDKRSV; from the coding sequence ATGAATGATGATATTAATGAGCTAATGCATTCTTATCAAAATGGAGAGGTTCATGCACTTGATCGACTGTATACATTGTTAAAACCAACATTATACTTGTTTATATACCGTTATACGAAGAACGAACAATTAAGCATGGATATCGTCCAGGATGCATTTCTTCAGTTACAACAGAAAAAAAATCAGTTCGATTCGAATAAGGCCAATGTAAAAACTTATCTTTTTCAGATTGGATATAACATTATGGTAAATAAATTAAACAGGAGAAAAAGGCTTCAAAAGCTACTTCCTTTTTTAACACCAACCTCCTTCGAAATTCCGAACAATGATGAAAAACTGGAGATTAAAGAAGCAATTATGGGACTACAAGAATCACAGCGAGCAGTTATCATATTAAAGTATTATCATGATATGACAAATGCAGAGATCGCAGACATTTTATCCATTCCTATTGGGACAGTTAAATCAAGGCTTCATATGGCCATTAAAAATCTAAAGCAGTTGTTAGGAGTCGATGATTTTGAAGACAAAAGATCCGTTTGA
- a CDS encoding tyrosine-protein phosphatase has product MNKSDIHHIKFETVYNFRDIGGLKTKDGRWIKKGILFRSDDLSRLSPRDFVQLDQLNLQFICDLRTHNERKSKPDRLPQNYAKKIVHVPFHDPSQDYSRLQFMKLLIKDSKSLDFHKLIKDFYSNMATQRTGEIKEVFTQLSLSNNSPALIHCTGGKDRTGFIVALLQLLVGVEYESVIEHYLHSNDLIGPRMRRVERFVQLMSLFRVTPEQIKPLLIVEREYLDEVFHHLFTQYGTIENYLITACGVEKKTLSQLKKLILP; this is encoded by the coding sequence ATGAACAAAAGTGACATACATCATATAAAGTTTGAAACTGTTTATAATTTTAGGGATATTGGCGGGCTAAAAACTAAAGATGGACGATGGATCAAGAAGGGGATATTATTTCGTTCTGATGATCTTTCCAGGCTTTCACCTCGGGATTTTGTGCAGCTAGATCAGCTCAACCTTCAGTTCATCTGTGACCTTCGAACACATAATGAACGAAAGTCCAAGCCCGATCGCCTACCACAGAATTATGCCAAAAAGATAGTCCACGTTCCTTTTCATGATCCCTCACAGGATTATTCTCGCCTTCAATTTATGAAGCTGTTAATAAAGGATTCAAAAAGTTTAGACTTTCATAAGTTGATTAAGGACTTTTATTCTAATATGGCAACTCAACGCACAGGTGAAATTAAGGAAGTTTTTACACAATTATCATTATCTAATAACAGTCCTGCCTTAATCCACTGCACCGGTGGAAAGGACCGCACAGGCTTTATTGTGGCACTACTTCAATTACTAGTTGGAGTTGAATATGAGTCAGTCATTGAACACTATTTACATTCTAATGACCTAATAGGACCTAGAATGAGAAGGGTTGAGAGGTTTGTTCAGCTTATGAGTCTTTTCCGGGTAACACCAGAACAAATAAAGCCTCTACTTATTGTTGAACGAGAATATTTGGATGAAGTGTTTCATCATCTTTTTACTCAATATGGTACAATTGAAAACTATTTAATTACAGCCTGTGGAGTAGAGAAAAAAACACTTTCCCAACTTAAAAAGCTCATCCTCCCCTAA
- a CDS encoding efflux RND transporter permease subunit, with amino-acid sequence MSLLKFLVERKILIGLMVVFVLLVGSYSLTKVDKELMPPIDFDAAYVNVNAGEMAAIEVERTITTPLEQKILGLDGVEGVDSTTNIGRSSLQVVIESGRGDDVTKEIQSIVSATTSTISGVKEVVTDQVGTTQSYDFFMDVSAGDMKEITTFAKDVLEPRLEELQEVNDVLLSGFQENEVAIQFDREKVAEKGIDVMQVVGVIQQSNSEATIGEFSSEEDSPSLRWDTKLTSVEDLENLKIVSSTGMINLEEIAEVTLQPLDNSNLVWKNGTKDFVFVQVGRVSDVTQIEMAEAVRAEIKNIREEGLVEGFELNEMVAQADYVKDSIDGVTSNILIGGIIAIVILMLFLRNIRATIIVGLSIPTSVLLTFTAMWLFDYSFNMLTLIGLGLGIGMMVDSSIVILESIYRKKEQGTSNFKAVIEGTKEVATAVIASMLTTIVVFLPIGLLGGEMGQFMMMLSAVVAITLIASVIVSFTLIPSLSENFLKLSKKKKVKKEGPLLRGYIKTVQWSVKKKRYSFAVIGIFILMFVSSLAFVTKIPMTIMPDVLNRYQELMVTVETGLSTEEKEKVVSEINKILSSIQDVESNYLMDNGNMFYTVINMTKGDDITREQKEVNEEIFSSLRKLQDTLPIQNVASPMSAGGGSPVQVNIKGEDFKELQTIGQDFITELEKIDGIVGVANSIERTSVQEVIEIDEAAIEDAGLSKMQIKQFIETSFLQMPVGEISIDEESYAINVKWDEKIESKASLLDLTIPTATGDQELSSFISLASVDTPNEISHVDGERLITISADIEERDLGAINRDVQKLITSFETTPGYTVEVAGDLEQQQQLMQEMLMILGIAIFLVYLVMAVQFNSLSHPIVVMSVIPMTAVGVILGLLLTQRELSIMSGMGVVMLIGIVLNNAILLIDRTNQLRKEGYGVEAALVEAGKNRVRPIFMTTLTTVGGMLPLALASGSSGNYQAPMATVIISGLMFATLITLLLIPTVYRLFDAFGIGVSRIGKRRKKMTKQTDEATEAAS; translated from the coding sequence ATGAGTTTATTAAAGTTTTTGGTTGAGCGAAAAATTCTTATTGGACTAATGGTAGTGTTTGTTTTACTTGTAGGCAGTTATTCACTAACTAAAGTAGATAAAGAATTAATGCCTCCCATCGATTTTGATGCTGCTTATGTTAATGTGAATGCTGGAGAAATGGCAGCTATCGAGGTTGAGAGAACCATAACAACCCCATTAGAACAGAAAATCCTAGGACTTGACGGGGTAGAAGGTGTTGATTCGACCACTAACATTGGTAGAAGCTCCCTTCAAGTAGTCATTGAAAGTGGTCGCGGTGATGATGTGACAAAGGAAATTCAATCGATCGTTAGTGCGACTACATCTACTATATCAGGTGTAAAGGAAGTTGTTACAGACCAAGTGGGAACAACTCAGAGCTACGATTTCTTTATGGATGTATCAGCTGGTGATATGAAGGAAATAACCACTTTTGCTAAGGATGTTCTTGAACCTAGACTAGAAGAGCTTCAAGAAGTTAACGATGTGTTACTTTCAGGATTTCAAGAAAATGAAGTAGCGATTCAATTTGATCGTGAAAAGGTTGCAGAAAAAGGCATTGATGTCATGCAGGTAGTTGGAGTGATCCAACAGAGTAATAGTGAGGCAACAATTGGGGAGTTTAGTAGTGAAGAAGATTCACCTTCATTACGTTGGGATACAAAGTTAACAAGTGTTGAGGATTTAGAAAACCTTAAAATTGTAAGCTCTACTGGTATGATTAATTTAGAGGAAATTGCAGAGGTTACTTTACAACCCTTAGATAATTCTAACCTTGTATGGAAGAATGGTACAAAGGACTTTGTTTTCGTTCAGGTAGGTCGTGTATCAGATGTAACTCAAATTGAAATGGCAGAAGCAGTCCGTGCGGAGATCAAAAATATCCGTGAAGAAGGACTTGTTGAAGGATTTGAACTAAATGAAATGGTTGCACAGGCGGACTATGTTAAAGATTCTATTGATGGTGTAACTAGCAATATTCTAATCGGCGGTATAATTGCCATTGTGATTTTAATGTTATTTTTAAGAAATATTAGAGCCACTATTATTGTTGGTCTTTCTATACCAACTTCGGTGTTATTAACGTTTACAGCAATGTGGTTGTTTGATTATAGCTTTAATATGTTAACGTTAATTGGGCTTGGGCTTGGAATTGGGATGATGGTTGACTCTTCCATCGTCATTTTAGAATCCATTTATCGAAAGAAAGAACAAGGTACTTCAAATTTTAAGGCAGTTATTGAAGGAACAAAGGAAGTAGCTACAGCTGTCATTGCATCCATGCTAACGACGATTGTAGTATTTCTACCAATTGGGTTACTGGGTGGAGAAATGGGTCAATTTATGATGATGCTTTCTGCTGTCGTTGCCATCACTTTAATTGCTTCGGTCATTGTTTCATTTACCCTTATTCCTTCTCTTTCAGAAAACTTCTTAAAGCTAAGTAAGAAAAAGAAGGTTAAAAAGGAAGGTCCTCTTTTACGTGGATATATAAAGACTGTTCAATGGTCAGTAAAGAAGAAACGATATAGCTTTGCGGTTATTGGAATCTTTATATTAATGTTCGTTAGTTCTTTAGCGTTTGTAACTAAAATTCCGATGACTATTATGCCAGATGTACTAAATCGTTATCAGGAGTTAATGGTGACGGTGGAAACAGGCTTATCTACAGAAGAAAAGGAAAAGGTTGTTTCCGAGATTAATAAAATCCTTTCTTCTATACAAGATGTGGAATCTAACTATTTAATGGATAATGGCAACATGTTTTATACGGTTATTAATATGACAAAAGGTGACGATATTACAAGGGAACAAAAAGAAGTGAATGAAGAAATATTTAGCTCTTTGAGGAAGTTACAGGATACACTCCCAATTCAAAATGTTGCGAGTCCGATGTCTGCAGGTGGAGGTTCACCAGTTCAAGTGAACATTAAAGGTGAAGACTTTAAAGAGCTGCAAACAATTGGTCAAGATTTTATTACAGAACTTGAGAAAATTGATGGAATTGTTGGTGTAGCTAACTCGATTGAGCGTACATCAGTCCAAGAAGTGATAGAAATAGATGAGGCAGCAATTGAGGATGCAGGGCTTTCCAAGATGCAAATTAAGCAATTTATTGAAACAAGCTTTTTACAGATGCCAGTTGGTGAAATATCGATTGATGAAGAGAGCTATGCAATCAACGTTAAATGGGATGAAAAGATTGAAAGTAAAGCAAGTCTTTTAGATTTAACCATTCCAACTGCAACTGGTGATCAAGAATTGTCTTCATTTATCTCTTTAGCAAGTGTGGATACACCAAATGAAATATCGCATGTCGATGGTGAACGTTTAATTACAATCTCAGCAGATATTGAGGAACGTGATTTAGGTGCAATAAATCGAGACGTTCAAAAGCTAATCACGAGCTTCGAGACCACACCAGGTTATACGGTGGAAGTAGCAGGAGATTTAGAACAGCAACAACAATTAATGCAGGAAATGCTGATGATCTTAGGGATTGCCATTTTCCTCGTGTATCTAGTTATGGCAGTACAGTTTAACAGCTTGTCGCACCCAATCGTTGTCATGTCAGTGATTCCAATGACTGCAGTCGGAGTGATTCTAGGGCTTCTACTAACACAACGTGAGCTAAGCATTATGTCTGGTATGGGTGTTGTGATGCTAATTGGTATTGTCTTAAATAATGCGATTTTATTAATTGATCGTACAAATCAATTACGTAAAGAGGGTTATGGTGTAGAGGCTGCGCTAGTTGAGGCAGGTAAAAACAGAGTGCGTCCGATTTTTATGACAACCTTAACTACAGTTGGAGGTATGCTTCCACTTGCATTAGCTTCAGGATCTTCTGGTAATTATCAGGCACCAATGGCCACTGTCATTATCTCAGGGTTAATGTTTGCGACATTAATTACATTACTATTAATTCCGACGGTTTACCGACTTTTTGATGCGTTCGGAATAGGCGTTTCTAGAATAGGTAAACGACGTAAAAAAATGACTAAACAGACAGATGAGGCTACAGAAGCGGCGAGTTAA
- a CDS encoding GNAT family N-acetyltransferase yields the protein MGFMASNLYSIAEVQFLESFLAMGVYLEEEMIGFTMFGIDPDDGNYWIYRLMIDQRYQGNGYGKQAVELVVTKIKEINTSNVPLIMIGYHPSNNGAKITYKKAGFVETEMAPWGEQLANYIF from the coding sequence ATGGGGTTTATGGCATCTAACTTATATTCAATCGCTGAAGTACAGTTTTTAGAAAGCTTCCTTGCAATGGGGGTCTACTTAGAGGAAGAGATGATAGGATTTACTATGTTTGGAATTGACCCTGATGACGGAAACTACTGGATTTACCGTTTGATGATTGATCAGCGGTACCAGGGTAACGGTTATGGAAAGCAGGCAGTTGAATTAGTAGTTACTAAAATAAAAGAAATCAACACCTCTAATGTTCCCCTCATTATGATCGGGTATCATCCGTCAAATAATGGTGCTAAAATAACATATAAAAAAGCTGGGTTTGTAGAAACGGAAATGGCACCATGGGGCGAACAGCTGGCAAACTATATATTTTAA
- a CDS encoding M20/M25/M40 family metallo-hydrolase codes for MLKWQSKDQLVALLSKLVGCPSVTGKAQEVEMAKLIHSQLQELSYFKENQGDLRLHEINDGRLFVTALVKKPNVKKTIVLLSHFDVVEVEDYGTFKDLAFNPKALTEEYKKNKHLFASEVQAEIESGDWLFGRGAMDMKAGLALQMSMIERAANGQFDGNLLLLSVPDEEVNSAGMIGAVPALVELADTHDLQYVACLNSEPMFSKYPGDENYYMYTGSIGKVLPGFLSVGKETHVGEPFSGLNANLMASEVTRVLELNTDFCEVVDGEVTPPPTSLMQRDLKQEYSVKIPYTAVSLYNVLFMKRSLTEMTDLLLQQVKTAAENIEGHYSRHVEQYSKLEDFSETKMKVNIFTYEQLLQVAVEKHGKEEIKKRQMELVANRTDEDDREFSTRMVEDLAILCKELSPMIVLFYSPPYYPSVLSSDVEVISTTKEELIAYAKEKYNIKIKSLHYFSGLSDLSFVGLRESGEELQPLLFNMPLFKKGYHLPIKELEKLQVPVLNVGPFGKDPHQWTERLHVPISFGMFPDLISKTINTLLNK; via the coding sequence ATGTTAAAGTGGCAATCTAAAGACCAATTGGTAGCTTTACTATCTAAATTAGTGGGGTGTCCTAGTGTAACGGGTAAAGCTCAAGAGGTGGAGATGGCTAAATTAATCCATTCACAGCTACAGGAGCTTTCCTATTTTAAAGAAAATCAAGGTGATCTACGCTTACATGAGATAAACGATGGACGCCTCTTTGTGACGGCATTAGTTAAAAAACCTAATGTAAAGAAAACAATTGTATTATTAAGTCATTTCGATGTAGTTGAGGTAGAGGATTATGGTACCTTTAAAGATTTAGCCTTTAATCCTAAAGCCTTGACTGAGGAATATAAAAAAAATAAACATCTCTTCGCAAGTGAGGTACAAGCTGAAATTGAAAGTGGGGACTGGCTGTTTGGTAGAGGGGCAATGGACATGAAGGCAGGACTTGCTCTGCAAATGTCTATGATTGAACGAGCTGCCAATGGTCAATTTGACGGAAACCTTTTATTATTATCTGTCCCTGATGAAGAGGTGAATTCTGCAGGGATGATTGGAGCTGTCCCTGCATTAGTGGAGCTAGCAGATACACATGATCTTCAATATGTCGCTTGTCTTAACTCTGAACCGATGTTTTCAAAATATCCTGGTGATGAAAATTATTATATGTATACAGGATCTATTGGGAAGGTATTACCTGGCTTTTTATCCGTTGGCAAAGAAACACATGTGGGAGAACCGTTTTCGGGATTAAATGCTAATTTAATGGCATCTGAAGTAACGAGGGTACTTGAACTCAACACTGATTTTTGTGAGGTTGTTGATGGTGAAGTTACACCGCCACCAACAAGCTTAATGCAGAGGGATTTAAAACAAGAGTACTCCGTAAAAATACCCTACACGGCAGTTAGCTTATACAATGTATTATTTATGAAACGCTCCCTAACGGAGATGACCGACCTATTACTTCAACAGGTAAAAACAGCTGCCGAAAATATCGAAGGACATTATTCTAGGCATGTAGAGCAGTACAGTAAGCTTGAGGATTTTTCCGAGACAAAAATGAAGGTTAACATATTTACATATGAACAACTGTTACAAGTTGCTGTTGAAAAGCATGGAAAAGAGGAAATAAAAAAAAGGCAAATGGAGTTAGTGGCTAATCGTACTGATGAAGATGACCGAGAGTTTTCAACCAGAATGGTAGAAGATCTAGCCATCTTGTGTAAAGAGCTTTCTCCAATGATTGTTTTATTCTATAGTCCACCTTATTATCCATCAGTTTTATCAAGTGATGTAGAAGTCATTTCAACAACTAAAGAAGAACTCATTGCCTATGCGAAAGAAAAATACAACATAAAGATTAAATCACTTCATTATTTTTCCGGTCTATCTGATTTGAGCTTTGTTGGACTAAGAGAATCAGGAGAAGAGCTACAACCTCTTTTATTCAATATGCCATTATTTAAAAAGGGCTATCACCTTCCAATCAAGGAACTTGAGAAGCTCCAGGTTCCTGTATTAAATGTTGGTCCATTTGGAAAAGATCCTCATCAATGGACGGAGAGACTACATGTGCCGATTAGTTTTGGAATGTTTCCTGACTTGATTTCAAAGACAATCAACACTTTATTAAATAAGTAG
- a CDS encoding M42 family metallopeptidase: MEKSEFLEQLKTLAAIQGAPGQEMNVVRTLVEQFSPYADSVEVDNMGNLYAYMKGNKPGPTVMVSAHSDEIGCVVRDIDERGFIRIERTGGMIESLLIGRKVNVNGHFGVVGVKAGHLQTAEERSRIPSIYELYVDVGAASKEEVHNMGIQIGDQITYVSEIEQFTNPDLICGKAIDNRSCCVLLLQLFKSLHSEKNFAGTLVGVIAVQEEVGLRGAKVATYKVNPEFAIVLDTIPCADTPDSLNSGYPVGIGRGPVFPALAGGSVRGNIMSPQFKKLLIRYANELDMPYQLAVMTGATTDLAAVHLEREGVLAGAITFARRYSHSPVEVANLRVFEQGFMLLEKMILDNENWGELGFI, from the coding sequence ATGGAGAAGTCAGAATTTTTGGAACAACTTAAAACACTTGCAGCTATTCAAGGTGCCCCTGGTCAAGAAATGAACGTAGTTAGGACATTGGTTGAGCAATTTTCACCTTATGCTGATTCTGTTGAGGTTGATAATATGGGAAATCTATATGCATACATGAAGGGGAATAAACCTGGACCAACCGTCATGGTTTCTGCTCACTCTGATGAAATTGGATGTGTAGTTCGTGATATTGATGAACGTGGCTTTATAAGAATAGAGCGTACTGGTGGGATGATTGAGTCCTTATTAATTGGGCGCAAGGTAAATGTAAACGGTCACTTCGGAGTAGTGGGAGTAAAGGCTGGACACCTTCAAACAGCTGAAGAACGATCAAGAATCCCTTCGATTTACGAGCTGTATGTTGATGTCGGAGCTGCTTCAAAAGAGGAAGTACATAACATGGGAATCCAAATTGGAGATCAAATTACATATGTCAGTGAAATTGAACAGTTTACAAATCCAGACTTAATTTGCGGAAAAGCAATAGATAACCGCTCATGCTGCGTGTTATTGCTTCAATTATTCAAATCACTTCATTCTGAAAAGAACTTTGCTGGAACATTAGTTGGAGTCATCGCCGTTCAAGAAGAAGTTGGTTTACGTGGTGCAAAGGTTGCAACTTACAAAGTGAATCCCGAGTTTGCGATTGTACTAGATACAATTCCTTGTGCCGATACGCCAGACAGCTTAAATAGTGGGTATCCTGTTGGAATTGGTAGAGGCCCAGTATTCCCTGCATTAGCCGGTGGTTCTGTAAGAGGTAATATCATGTCACCTCAATTTAAAAAATTACTTATTCGTTATGCTAATGAATTGGACATGCCTTATCAGCTTGCTGTTATGACAGGAGCAACAACTGATCTAGCAGCTGTTCATTTGGAAAGAGAAGGAGTCCTTGCAGGTGCAATCACCTTCGCAAGGCGCTACTCGCATTCTCCAGTAGAGGTAGCTAATCTGCGTGTTTTTGAACAAGGATTCATGCTACTCGAAAAAATGATTTTAGATAATGAGAACTGGGGAGAGCTTGGTTTTATTTAA